Sequence from the Gloeocapsopsis dulcis genome:
TTGGGTTTCTTGCAACAATTGTACTGTCCCGCGCACGGTTTGAAGCGCTAGTTGAGTTGCGATCGCTCTTGGTAAACCTGCTGCCACACCACCATCAGATAGTGCCTCTACAAAGAGTGCAACATACGCAGGTCCCGATCCCGACAATCCTGTCACCGCATCCATTAATGTTTCTGGAACTTCTACAACTTCTCCTACCGCAGAAAATAGCTGCTGCGCAGTTTGCTTGTCGCGATCGCCTGCTTGCGCCCCTAAGGAAATAGCTGTCATTCCAGCGCCGACTGTGGCTGGAGTATTAGGCATAGCTCGAATTACTGGAAGTTGAGGAAAAGCCTCTTCTAACTGCGATAAAGAAACTCCTGCTAAAATAGAAATAATGAGTGGTACGGATTTTGCCAGCACAGATGCTAACTCAGCTGCTACTGCTGTAAATACTTGCGGTTTGATTGCTAAGAGCAGTACAGAAGCTTGAGTGACAACAAGGTTATCATCTGTGACTGAAACTCCGTATTGATGTGCTAAATAACTGCGTCGTTCTGGTGATTTTTCGCCGACGATAATCTCTGTTGGTTGATATATTTTTTGAGAAACCAAGCGGGATAATAGTGCTTCTCCCATTACCCCACCGCCAATAATCCCAAACTTAACAGACAATTGAATCAATCCTTGTGTCTAGAACAGTTTACCGCTACGCAGAGTTCTGAATGATGAGTTTTGAGCTGTGAATT
This genomic interval carries:
- the proC gene encoding pyrroline-5-carboxylate reductase, with the translated sequence MSVKFGIIGGGVMGEALLSRLVSQKIYQPTEIIVGEKSPERRSYLAHQYGVSVTDDNLVVTQASVLLLAIKPQVFTAVAAELASVLAKSVPLIISILAGVSLSQLEEAFPQLPVIRAMPNTPATVGAGMTAISLGAQAGDRDKQTAQQLFSAVGEVVEVPETLMDAVTGLSGSGPAYVALFVEALSDGGVAAGLPRAIATQLALQTVRGTVQLLQETQMHPAELKDRVTSPGGTTIAGVTELERAGFRAGLIAAVKAASQRSQELGAKE